The window AGATCAGTCTTGCTCTTTTGACCACCATCGTCTCAATCACCTGTTTCGCCTTCTGCGATTTCTGAAGCAATCTGCTTCTCTATCCATTTGGAAATTAGCGGACTAGGCAGCAGCGCCCGTCCATTGTACCGATATTCGAACCCTTCCATGCGGGAAGGGATGACTTGCGTCGTGAAATAGCCTTCACTTAGAAAAAGCGGTGCAACGACGACTGCATGGTCAGGCTTCTTCTGAGCCCACCCTGTCATCTTCTGTTTCACTTGATCTGGCAAAAGCATAGCGATATCCGCCTCGTCGTAGCCGCCTAACGCCTTCAACCGCTCTGCGAGCAGCTCTAAGCCTTGGCGCCACTTGAGATGGAAGCCTTTCTCTTTACTTCCGTGACCGATAAGCAGGACGATTTCCTGACTTGGCGATTCGGAAAGCTCTTTGATTTTCGCATAAATAATCTCAGCAATAACGGGGTCGTCATCAATTGGCGATGTGAAATGAATGCGCGCCTTGATATCAAAAGGTTCCATATCTGTCTCGAGCAGTGGCTCCTCAATCACACCTAAGGCATAGCTGATTTCATCAATATGTGTACTCCCAGAGGACACGAACAGGGGAACGACGATAATATCCGTCACGCCTTGCGCCTCTAAACTGTAAATACCATCTTGAATTAATCGGCCTTCCACCAATTCTAAATAAGAAGCGTAGATCGGAACATTCATCGGCATCTTGACGGCAGACACGGCCTCATCGACCAGCTGAACCCAGCCCTCATCCCGAGATCCATGGCTTATGACTAGCACACCATACTCACTCATTTTGTTCTCCCCACCCGTTCTAAACATGCCTATAAATCCTATGCTAACGAATGTGTTCACACATGTCAATTGACCTGCAAATAAACAGGAAAAATCCCGCATTACGCAAGGTAACGCAGGATCTTGAATTCTTTTTTCGAACAAACATGAATTAACGACCTAAACGATCCAGCGTCAGCACATAGCCGTCGTTTCCGTAGTTGAGGCATCTTTTGACACGAGAAATGGTTGCTGTTGATGCGCCCGTCTCGGCTTCGATCTGGTTATACGTACAGCCCTTGCGCAGCATGCGAGCAACCTCAAGGCGTTGGGAAAGCGATTGAATCTCGTTCACGGTGCACAAGTCATCAAAAAAGACATAGCACTCTTCAATATCTTTGAGCGTCAGCACGGCTTCAAAAAGCTGGTCTATTGCTTTATCATTTAATTTTTTTAATTGCATAGGTTGTCAACTCCCGGTAGAAAAGCATTTAAGCTTATAAGATCTGTTTAAGCTCCTGTGTATCATTCGACACGTCATGTATAAATCCTTCCTTTAGGATAGCGAAACGTTAAAATTTCTATGCGTTAATGAGGTGAATTGTGACATTTAACTAGACCCGTGACATTCGTCCATACCAACGGTAGGCAAGTGACATATCCTGTAGGAGACAAATCTGATAAAAAGGATCGTGAATCCTAGTGAACAACCAAAGACAAATCATTGGTAATGGCGGTAATCGTCCTGAGGTTTATACAAGAAGCTTAACTTTACCTACCCAACTCGGGGATGGCGGCTTCGGGCAATATCCGGGCTTAGGCGGTGGCGGAAATCCTTTTGCACAAGGCGGAGGAGGATTTCCTACTCCTTTCGAAGGAGGCGGTAATCTCTTCGGTAGCCCTAGCGGTGGTAATGCTGGCGGCGGATTTTTTGGAGGCGGCAGCGCGAACCCCAGCGGTGCTGGCGGTGGTGGCGGAGGGAATTTCCTCAGCAACCTCTTAGGTGGTGGCGGTGGTGGAGCTGTAGGCGGTGCCTCGTCTAACCCGCTTAGCGGCTTGAATTTGAAGCAAATCTCCGGCTTCGTTGAACGTATGGGTGGTATTGACGGCATTCTCGGCACAATGGGCAAGGTTCAGAAGTTCATGAGCACCTTTCAACAAATGGCACCTATGGTGAAAACCATTTTGAGTTCGATTGGCAAAGGAAAAGTGAATTCATCGGATGACTTGGAAGAAATATTAAAACCAAAACGCAAACGCCGGAAGAAATCAAGCTCAGGCCCTAGAAGAAAAGGAGCTTCCAAAACCTCCTTAACCAAACGCAAACGCCGATAAGATTATCCTACACAGATCACTCTCAGGTCAACCTCTAGTCATACGCAGGTCAAAATAATTCCAAAAAAGCGCACGAGAAAGCCGCCTCGTCTTGGTTCTAAACCCAAGAAGGGCGGCTTCTCTGCGCCTATCTATGGCTATTCTATTTTCACCGCTGTACCCTCCGGTACAATCTGAACCCAGGTGTTGCCCGGCAGCAGCGGCACTTCCTTGCCACCCTCCTCATAGGCGCGAAGCATGCCACCTTTACGTTCCCAAGTGATTTGCTGAGATTTGCCCTCTTGCAGAATGAGACCTTTACCAGGTCCAAAAACATCCACCGTCCGGCGCCCCTCTTTGTCCACAATCTTATGCTTGCTCTCGAGTACGAGCAGATTTTTGGTTTGCAGCTGTTTGCCGGTTTCCTTGTCGAGATGCGGCTTGCCCTCCATACTGCGCTTGTATACACTTTCAGCGGCATTGTATTCATAGGAAGCGAAATACCCTTGGATATAAGGAATTTGGATATAGTTCACGGCTGCGCCGGTAAGCTTACTTTGACCATCCTTGGCAAAAGCGAGCAGCGGTCCGTTCCATTCGGAGCGGAATTTACGCGCCTCGGCGCCCTGCTTCATTTTATCCACAGAGGTATACAGATTGTGCGGTGCCTTACGATCCGTCGCGCGCCAGTAATAGGCGCCATCGCCGTACACCTCATCGAGATGGGCCAGCTTGCGGCCTGCCATCATATCCATCGCCTCCTGACTCCAGCCGGCATGGACGATAACCGCATCGAGCGCGTCGCCGATCTCCACGAAATAAGGGCGTATGCTGCGCACGGGACCAATGGTCTTCGCTGCTTGACTCTGGAACACGGAGACGAATCTCGTAATCTCGCCCTCTGCGAGAATCTCATAGACGATGTCCGCCTGATCTAGGCCGGTTTGGGGCCTGGATTGCGGGGCATTTTCGACCATGACCATGAAGGGCCGGCTCTTGACTTCTTTATCGGTAGGCAAACCCGTTAGCGGGAATTTGTAGGGCAGCTCCGTCTCCGCAGCTGTGGCAGCAGGTTTAGTAGCGGGCGATGCGGCGGCGGACGTGGCTTCAGCGGTATTCGGGCTGGTCGATGGTAAGGAGGCAGGCGTATCGCTGCAACCGACAATGGCTATGACAGAGCATCCAAGGACGAGCCAGGAGCTAAGGTTTTTTTTACGGAATAAAGGCAATGATTTCAACAGGGCTGCACCTCTTCTCTTAATCGTTCTAGTAAATATATATGCTAGTGATGCGATAGGTAGAAGACTTTTTGCGCGTAGTGGGTCAAAAGGTAGTTGGACCCGCGACTGTGATTAGGTATAGTAGGGAGAGAGATGCGTGATGAGTATGTTTAAAACAAGTTCATGCATTTTGTGCATCAAATTCTGCTCAAATAGGCGTTTCAGTAGATTTGCTTGCAAAAACTACAGCTAATTTGTCCAAAACAAGTTAAATTGACTAAAATGGGCCATTTTTGCTGCACTTTTTTGCAGCTTCTACCGTTATAGACGGCTGACCACCGGAATTGTATGCACTTTTTGCATCAACTACTCAACTATTCCCTACTCGCCATTAAGGAGGCAATTTCATGACCAAGCTCACCGATGACCAAGCCATCGTATTGTTCGACGGGGTCTGCAACCTGTGCAGCGGTGCTGTTCAGTTCATCCTACGGAACGATAAGAAGGGAATTTTCCGCTTTGCTTCCTTACAATCGGATAGCGGTCAAAAGCTGCTCGAGCAGCACAACCTGCCTACGGATATCATCAGCACGATCGTCCTGATCGAGGGCGGCCGCTTCTATACCCGTTCGACCGCTGCACTGCGCATTGCCCGGCGGCTGCGTGGTGCTTGGCCTCTGGCGTATGCGGCCATCATCATTCCCGCTCCGTTGAGGAATCTGGTCTATGCCTTCGTAGCGCGCAACCGCTATCGCTGGTTCGGCAAAGCCGAGCACTGCATGCTGCCGAAGCCTGAGTACAAGGCACGATTCCTAGAGTAGTGATCAGCATGATTTTCGCGCAGTTTTCGTTCGATCTCCTTACGGTTCGCTCTTAGTGTTCCACTGTTCCCCACTCATTCCTGCTCGGCTCTTGCTTAGTTTTCCGCTGCCGCTCAGATCTGCACGTTCTTATACGCTTCACGCACGTTCCAGCTCTGTTCCAGCACGATTTACGCTGCCCTATTTTGTCTCTAAGACTTCCTCATCCCGCCAAACATCCAACAGCACAAGCTCAGCGTGCCCATCTGAAAGCTATGATGCAGCAGCTTCGCCCTGCGAGTAGTGTCAGCCGCACCTAGTGCAAGCAGCAAAGGCGCAAAATGCTCCGGCGTCGGAACCGCCTCACGCGCGTTAGGCGCTCTTTCATCGTATCGAACTAGCGCGTCTAAATTCCACGTCTCCAGCTGCTCCGCCAACCACTCATCGAATTCCACCGCCCACACCTGCGGTACAGGATTATTCCGATCCAGCCTGCGCAAGTTGTGAACCGTCCCTCCGCTGCCGAGGATAAGAACATCCTCTTCTCGCAATGGGCCTAATGCCGCACCGATGCGATAATGCTCTTCCGCCGTCAAACGTGGATTCACCGAGAGCGCCACCACCGGTATCTGCGCATCTGGATACATAATATGCAGCGGTGCCCACGCCCCGTGATCCAAGCCTCGCTCATCATCGAGCTCACAACGAATGCCCTCTTCCTGAAACAATCGCTGTATATGTAAGCTTAGCGTCAAATCCCCTTTAGCTGGGTACTTAATATCATAAAGCTTTTCCGAAAAGCCCGAGAAATCATAGATCGTTTCCAGATGAATCGCCGAGCTAATCTTCTGCACGGGACTTTCCCAATGTGCACTGAACAGCACGATGGCTTTGGGCGCAGGAATGCTCTTGGCCAGCTTCTGCAAAAACTCGGTGTAAGCATGCTGCTCGATCGCCAAACTCGGTACTCCATGGGCAATGAAAAAAGATGGCAGCATGGCAGATCCCCCTTCTTCCTAAATGGTAACTTTTTACCAATATACTATACATTATACGCCTTTGGGCACAAATAAACCCTGGCCGATGGCCAGGTTCTTGTCTAAAGCCTATGTTGGAGCATGGGGACGAACTTCTCTTTGCTATCACTCGCTCTTTTAGATAATCTTCTCGGCTGTAAAGATGAAATATATGGTTACAGATACGATTCCACATCCCCTCGCATCTGTAACGATGAAAAATATCTTTACAGCTTCGCTCAGCGTATAAAAACTACTTTTTACTCGTCTGTAAGAATGTAAAACATCGTTAGAGACACGATTTCACTTCCCCTCGCGACTGTAACGATGAAAAACATCTTTACAGCTTGTGCGCTGGCTATAAAATAAAAGGGCGGCCGGCTTCAATATTAATACTTGTGCCTCATCGCCTTTTCAAAAACTGCTCAATCCCGTCTGCGATACCTTGGGCCAGCTTCTTCTGATATTCCGCTTCGGACATCAGCTCATCTTCTTCCGGATTGGTCATGAAGCCAAGCTCGACCAGCACGACTGGCACTTTGGACCAATTGAAGCCTGATAAGTCGCTGCGTGCTGATATTCCTCTTCCAGCCATTTCGGTCGCGGCCTTCAGATGCTCTAGAATAAAGCCAGCTGCTTCATGGCTTTCTGCTGCGATGGGCTTTACCGCTGCTAAGGAAGCCGACGGATACAACACCGAAAACCCTTTGGTCTTCGGTGAACTATCGCCATCCGCATGAATGCGTACAGCCAGCGCTGCTCCTGCTTCGTTCGCCATTTCAGCGCGCTGCTTGTTGCTGATATCGACCTCATGCGATTCGCGGGTCATCGCAACCTCTATGCCGCGACGGACCAGCTCGTCCTTGATCAGCAGAGATACCTCCAGATTGAGCACATGTTCCGGTTTTTTCGTACGTACACCGACCGTACCAGAGCTGACCTTTGGCTTGGTTTCTCGCGTATCTGGACCTACAGACTCAAGAGCATTATTCCCATAACGCTGATGTCCGGGGTCCAGCATGACGAGTCTTCCTTGTTGAGGCTTGGCTGCCGTTTTGGAAGCCTCGATCTCTGCTGTAGGCTTTGTTTTAGGCGCTAGTGCAGCCTCTGTTCTATCCTCTGCCGCTATCGGCTGCATGGTCGAGCTACTCGTGACCGCAGACGTTTCCTTCTTTACTGTTGGCGATTCCTGAGGTATAGCCAGTCTATCCAATACCTGCGACGTACAACCAGCCGCGATGAGTACAAAGACCATCCATACGGCAACACTCATGAAAGCCATCCACGGCTTCCGATTTTTTGCTACTTTCAATGCTCTCCGCCTTTCATGGTGCTGCTTCACAGGGTTTCTTCGCCTTTCAGGTTGCTGCTTTCACAAGGTTCTCCGTCTTCATTCTACTGGTTCTTTGCCCTGCGCGAATCACCCGATGCATGAAACAAACATCTCCTGCCAAAACTATCCTTTATATAAATAAAATAGAAGGAGGTACTCACATGAATACCCTCTGGAGCTACATTTCTAACCACTGGTTACCGATTGCTTTGATCGTAGGTGTCCTTCTTGCCTTATGGTACGTTTATAAAAATAAGGACAAGTATATCAGGGGCAACGATGACAAATAACTTCGAACTGTCAAAACTTATTATACCTTAAATACTTTGACGACCTCTTGCAGCTCGTCAGCCATTTTCGACAATGATTGAGATGCTGCGCTAACTTCCTCCATGGAAGCAAGCTGCTGCTCAGCAGCTGCGGCTATGCTGTGAGTGCTCTCTAGCGATTTACTGGAAATGGCACAAATTTGCTCGACAACCTCAACCATATGTTTCGAGTCGGATTGAACGAAGACAGCCGATTGAGACACTTCTTTCACATGTCCAAAGTCAACTGGTTAGGTGCAAACTCAACCGTCCTGGCAACCACTTTCCCACTTTACGATGCACAACAAGCTTTCCATTAATGCTGCTGGTCACACTTTCTAGCTGCTGCTGCATTTTGAGCCCAATCTCGTTATTAATCAATCCTTTACTATTCACGTATGCGAACGCAACGATGCCAAACAGAGTAGCAACAATTAGAGGAACAAGCAGCAGCATAAATTTACTTTGAATACTTTTTAGCTTCAATATCTTCAACGCCCCCACTTATCTCTATGATTACAGATTATGAATAGAAATTTCGCGTAATATCGACAAAAACCTCTTAATATCGACATTATTCATGTGAATTTTTTATTAAGGTCATTCACTAGTAATCGACCTCGTTAGAAGTGGTTTATCACAAGATAAACCTAGTCTGTGACTATTACGAATCAAAATAAGCTTACTCAGATGAAGCTATTACGACCTGCTTCTGGTACAACTCGCATTCGCTCTTACCAGCTGTCTTGCACAAACCAGGGCCTTCTACGAATAGCGGTTTAGCTAGAAATAAATAAGCAAGCTTACCTTGCTTATTTGTTCTAATATCGGAGCATCTCGTCAGATAAGACCACAGCGCATGCTTATTAGCTGTAAACGAGACTTCCATGGTGTATTAGCCAACAATAAGCAAGCCTAGCTTGCTTATGCAATCATAGCCGGGGTCATTAAGACAAATAAGCTACTTCAGTTGCCTTATCCGCACAATGAACTGCATAGATAACTCCAAAACCCAAAACATATAAATTCTTAATCTATTGAAAAAACAAAAAACACAGCCTTTTACCATGCAAAAGGTTGTGTTTCTGCTTTCAATCTATTTCAAGGTTTTCATCGCGTCGCGGATGCCGATATCCTTTTACTAGTCAAAATAAATCGGGTTCGTTAGCGCAGCCATAAGCGTCATGTTGACCTCATCGAAATGCCGCCATACTTCGGCGCGTACAAACGTTGTTCCCTGTGCGTCAAAATGGATGGCGAGCACCCCGTCTGAGGACACTAGTACTTCCTTTTCCAATCTAATGTTGCTAAACAGTTTGATCTTATCTCCGGCCATCAAATCCTCGGCGTACAAACACACTTCTCTGCTCCGCTCTCCTGCTGGAACAATATCTCCAACCCTATAAGAACCGCAGTTTAGCTCCACAAAAGGCCCGTTTGGCGCATAAGTAATCAGTACGTGACCAAGCCCAATGGCGCTTAAAATGCCATCCACGGTTTTCTCAGAAGCGTACACCCAGGTACATGGCATCGCATGCTTCACATACGGATCTGGACGATGGGTATCGCTGCCGCCAACAGCAACAAGCCTTCTGCCGGAGACGAGTTGACTATGCCACCAATTCAGCGCTCTAACATTCCGCTCCGTAAAGGGGCCATTCCATACTTCTACCCAGTCGTGATCTACACCCAAATCCCATTCCCACGGGCAATACTCGCAGTGCGGATGATTGATCACGATTTTGGCTCCATTAGCACGGGCTTCGGCAATCTTGGCGTTGACGTCTTCCTGACTCTTCACCCGAAAATCTCGGATCGGATCGATAACACCCAAGAAATTACTGTGTCCGAAATTCGTTGTAAATTCCATCCCCGGTATCATGACAACGCTCGTATGGCGCGGATAGGTCATGTTTTGGCTGACCGTATTGTGATCCGTCATGGCGATAAAATCACAGCCGAGTTCCTCCATCCTTGCCGCATTTTCTTCCAGTGTAAAAGTACCGTCGCTGTGCACGCTATGTGTATGCAGATCGCCTTTTAGCCAGCGAGGTGTCTTATAAAGAAATTCGATCGTAACGGTAACGGAACAACCTTCGCTCGGTACCTTGTAGGCGTTATGCAGAACCGCCCAGTTTCCCGGCGTTAAATCACCCGATAAATAGCCTGGAGTTGATTGTTCCTTTCCAAGTCGAAATGCTTTGCGAGCTCCTCCGCTCCAGCCTCTCACTCTGCCGGTATCCCTCAGGCCCAAGTCGATCACGGCCTTCTGTTCACCGTGTGATTCGATCACGTAAGTGACCACAATTTCCTCAACATGCTCGGGCATTTCAAAAGGGACTTCGATATAAGTGCTTTGCTCCGAATTAGCAATTCTTTTCGTCATTGTCGTAACTGAACGTATTCTTTCCACATGTTTCATCTGTCGCTCTCCTTGATCTGCTCGGTTTTAAGTTAAGCGCAAAGAAGCAATAATCGGATAATGATCCGACGGGTAGCCCCCTTCAATCTGCCCTCTATCGACGATCGTTTCCAGTAGTTCCACCTCGGGAGATACGAAAATATAATCAATTGGCGCCTCGTCTGCTCCACCTTTGAAGTCGTGCGCAGTTCGGCCTACATGTCCTTCAATAGCGGTATAAGCGTCTTTCAGCCAGCCGTTCGGTCCTTCGTCCCCAGCTTCCCCCCTCAAAAAACGGATAGGCGGGTAGCTCGGATGGCTGTTCATGTCCCCCATTAAAATAGCGGGTAAAGAAAGCTCGGACTTATGCGACCGAATATAATCCCAAATCACTTTAACGCCATTTTCTCTAGCTTCTTGACTATGATGATCCAAATGGGTGTTGTACACGATAAATGCTTTCTGAGTGTATTTGTCCAGGAATCGAACCCACGTACACATTCTAGGGAACATGCTGTCCCAGCTTTTGGATGCCGTTACTTCCGGCGTTTCCGAAAGCCAGAAGTGGCCTTCCTCTAGCACCTCAAGTTGATCCTTCTTATAAAAAATAGCGCAATGCTCATTTTCATGTTCGCCAAATCGGCCCTTGCCGATCCAATTGTACGCTTCCAGCTCCCCATGAAGCTCGGTCAGCATGTCATAGTAGCCTTCCTGTGTGCCGACCAGAATGGGGTCGTGCTCTTGGATTGTATGGGAAACGCGCCTCACACGATGAGGCCATGCGTTGTCTCCATCCTTTGGCTCATTGTATCGCAGATTGAAAGTCATGACCTTCCACTCCATCGTATATGCACCTCTTCTTTGTTTATTCTTTTACAGAACCGAGCATGATGCCATGTATAAAATACTTTTGCAGAAACGGATAAACGATAAGAATCGGCACCATCGAAACTACGATTTTGGCAGCGTTAAGTGTCTTATCCGATACTTTCATCAGTAACTCAAGCTTCGTCGAATCAAGCTCCAACAACGCGTTCTGGTTGACGACGAGCTGCTGAATATACGTTTGCAGCGGATAATTTTCCGCACTGCGCATAAAGATCATACCGTCAAAGAACGAATTCCAGTGACCAACAATACTGAATAATGTGACAGTAGCCATCGCTGGCAGCGAAAGCGGCAGATAGACTTTGACCATCATATACCAAGGTCCTGCACCGTCCATGTAACCCGCGTCGCTCAGCTCCTTCGGCAAGTTTCGGAAGAAGTTCATTAACAAAATAACGTTAAAAACCGGCACCGCACCCGGCAGCACAAGAGCCCACATGGTGTTAAACATCCCTAATGCCTTGACGGTCAAATATAACGGAATAATCCCGCCGCTGAACAGCATCGTAAACAGCATGAACCACATATACACGTTCCGGTACGGGAATTCCTTGCTGCTTCTCGACAACGGGTACGCCATCATAACGGTCAATACGAAATTGATTCCCCCGCCCAGCAAAACCCGTTTGACGGAAACTAAAAATGCATTGAGAAAATGCGGTTCTTCCATAATTTTACGATATGATTCCAATGAGAAACTAACAGGCCAAAATTTAACGAATCCCCCAGCCGCTGCCGCGTTGTCGCTAAACGAGACGGAGAACACGTGCACAACAGGCGCAAGCGACATGGCTGAGATGACTAGCATCACCAAGATTAGAGCTGCTTCGGCTATACGAGCCGAAATCGTTTTATTGCGTACCACTGGCATTCACCTGCTTCATTAGAAAATTCTGTAATTCGCATACGTATAGGCGACTCTGTACGAAATAAAGATGAGAAGGAATCCGATTGCTGACTTCAACAAACCGACGGCCGTAGCTAAGCCATATTGAGCCTGTACAAGTCCTACCCGGTACACATACGTATCGATAATATCACCCGACTCGTAGACAAGAGGATTATACAAATTGAAAATTTGATCAAATCCTGCATTCAAAATATTGCCTATGCTCAAAGTAGCCAACAAAACAACAGTAGGAACCAAGCTCGGCAGCGTAATATAATACAATTGCTTCAATCTAGTAGCTCCGTCCATTTCGGCTGCTTCATAGAGGGAAGGATTAATGCCCGCTAGTGCAGCTAAATAAATAATGGCAGCAAATCCGAATTCTTTCCAAATGTCTGTACTAACGACTATGCCTGGAAACAAGCTGTTTTTGGCCATAAACATAATCGGCTCGAATCCTAACGCTTTCAACGTATTGTTGATAATGCCGTCCAACGACAGCATATCTATCACAACACCCGCCAAGATAACCCATGATATAAAATGAGGCAGGTACACAACTGTCTGCACCCATCTTTTGAATATGCTGAATCTAATCTCATTGAGCAAAATGGCAAAGGTAAGTGGAATGATAAGGTGCGCGATAATTTTACACACAGCAATAAATACGGTATTAAAGAAAATAACTTTACTATCTCTCAGTTGAAACATGTACGTAAAATTTTCGAAGCCGATCCAGGGGGAGTTCCATATTCCCAAACCAATCTTGAAATCTTGGAACGCAATTGCGACTCCGAACATCGGCACGAGATGGAAAATAATGAGAAGCACGATACCCGGCAGAAGCATCAAATGGTAGTGCTTGTAAAACGATTTTATGTTCATGAACGATACACCTCTGTTCAACTTATCCGTTTTTGATTGTAGAAAGAGCGCACCACCATTCGGTCAGGTGATGCGCTCTTTACATGTACACGTTACTTTTTGGACTTACTGATTTCATCCGTTACTTCTTTCGTGATTTCGTCGCCGCCTTGTGCCTTCCAATCCGTAACGAACTTATCAAACGAATCAAGCGGCTTCTCGCCCATTACGATGCCGAAGAAAGTTTCAGTTTCTAACTTTTGTAGATTAGCCCATTTTCTTTCCATCGTCTTCGTATTCGCTGTAAATTCGCTGTACACCTTATTCATGTTTTGCTTCAGCAAATCTGCTGGAACGGTGTACCCGAAA is drawn from Paenibacillus sp. V4I7 and contains these coding sequences:
- a CDS encoding thiol-disulfide oxidoreductase DCC family protein, translating into MTKLTDDQAIVLFDGVCNLCSGAVQFILRNDKKGIFRFASLQSDSGQKLLEQHNLPTDIISTIVLIEGGRFYTRSTAALRIARRLRGAWPLAYAAIIIPAPLRNLVYAFVARNRYRWFGKAEHCMLPKPEYKARFLE
- a CDS encoding DUF3048 domain-containing protein, coding for MKSLPLFRKKNLSSWLVLGCSVIAIVGCSDTPASLPSTSPNTAEATSAAASPATKPAATAAETELPYKFPLTGLPTDKEVKSRPFMVMVENAPQSRPQTGLDQADIVYEILAEGEITRFVSVFQSQAAKTIGPVRSIRPYFVEIGDALDAVIVHAGWSQEAMDMMAGRKLAHLDEVYGDGAYYWRATDRKAPHNLYTSVDKMKQGAEARKFRSEWNGPLLAFAKDGQSKLTGAAVNYIQIPYIQGYFASYEYNAAESVYKRSMEGKPHLDKETGKQLQTKNLLVLESKHKIVDKEGRRTVDVFGPGKGLILQEGKSQQITWERKGGMLRAYEEGGKEVPLLPGNTWVQIVPEGTAVKIE
- a CDS encoding CehA/McbA family metallohydrolase; this encodes MKHVERIRSVTTMTKRIANSEQSTYIEVPFEMPEHVEEIVVTYVIESHGEQKAVIDLGLRDTGRVRGWSGGARKAFRLGKEQSTPGYLSGDLTPGNWAVLHNAYKVPSEGCSVTVTIEFLYKTPRWLKGDLHTHSVHSDGTFTLEENAARMEELGCDFIAMTDHNTVSQNMTYPRHTSVVMIPGMEFTTNFGHSNFLGVIDPIRDFRVKSQEDVNAKIAEARANGAKIVINHPHCEYCPWEWDLGVDHDWVEVWNGPFTERNVRALNWWHSQLVSGRRLVAVGGSDTHRPDPYVKHAMPCTWVYASEKTVDGILSAIGLGHVLITYAPNGPFVELNCGSYRVGDIVPAGERSREVCLYAEDLMAGDKIKLFSNIRLEKEVLVSSDGVLAIHFDAQGTTFVRAEVWRHFDEVNMTLMAALTNPIYFD
- a CDS encoding class III extradiol ring-cleavage dioxygenase, with product MLPSFFIAHGVPSLAIEQHAYTEFLQKLAKSIPAPKAIVLFSAHWESPVQKISSAIHLETIYDFSGFSEKLYDIKYPAKGDLTLSLHIQRLFQEEGIRCELDDERGLDHGAWAPLHIMYPDAQIPVVALSVNPRLTAEEHYRIGAALGPLREEDVLILGSGGTVHNLRRLDRNNPVPQVWAVEFDEWLAEQLETWNLDALVRYDERAPNAREAVPTPEHFAPLLLALGAADTTRRAKLLHHSFQMGTLSLCCWMFGGMRKS
- a CDS encoding endonuclease/exonuclease/phosphatase family protein yields the protein MTFNLRYNEPKDGDNAWPHRVRRVSHTIQEHDPILVGTQEGYYDMLTELHGELEAYNWIGKGRFGEHENEHCAIFYKKDQLEVLEEGHFWLSETPEVTASKSWDSMFPRMCTWVRFLDKYTQKAFIVYNTHLDHHSQEARENGVKVIWDYIRSHKSELSLPAILMGDMNSHPSYPPIRFLRGEAGDEGPNGWLKDAYTAIEGHVGRTAHDFKGGADEAPIDYIFVSPEVELLETIVDRGQIEGGYPSDHYPIIASLRLT
- a CDS encoding N-acetylmuramoyl-L-alanine amidase; the protein is MKVAKNRKPWMAFMSVAVWMVFVLIAAGCTSQVLDRLAIPQESPTVKKETSAVTSSSTMQPIAAEDRTEAALAPKTKPTAEIEASKTAAKPQQGRLVMLDPGHQRYGNNALESVGPDTRETKPKVSSGTVGVRTKKPEHVLNLEVSLLIKDELVRRGIEVAMTRESHEVDISNKQRAEMANEAGAALAVRIHADGDSSPKTKGFSVLYPSASLAAVKPIAAESHEAAGFILEHLKAATEMAGRGISARSDLSGFNWSKVPVVLVELGFMTNPEEDELMSEAEYQKKLAQGIADGIEQFLKRR
- a CDS encoding carbohydrate ABC transporter permease, which produces MVRNKTISARIAEAALILVMLVISAMSLAPVVHVFSVSFSDNAAAAGGFVKFWPVSFSLESYRKIMEEPHFLNAFLVSVKRVLLGGGINFVLTVMMAYPLSRSSKEFPYRNVYMWFMLFTMLFSGGIIPLYLTVKALGMFNTMWALVLPGAVPVFNVILLMNFFRNLPKELSDAGYMDGAGPWYMMVKVYLPLSLPAMATVTLFSIVGHWNSFFDGMIFMRSAENYPLQTYIQQLVVNQNALLELDSTKLELLMKVSDKTLNAAKIVVSMVPILIVYPFLQKYFIHGIMLGSVKE
- a CDS encoding YerC/YecD family TrpR-related protein, with protein sequence MQLKKLNDKAIDQLFEAVLTLKDIEECYVFFDDLCTVNEIQSLSQRLEVARMLRKGCTYNQIEAETGASTATISRVKRCLNYGNDGYVLTLDRLGR
- a CDS encoding aminotransferase, with the protein product MNNQRQIIGNGGNRPEVYTRSLTLPTQLGDGGFGQYPGLGGGGNPFAQGGGGFPTPFEGGGNLFGSPSGGNAGGGFFGGGSANPSGAGGGGGGNFLSNLLGGGGGGAVGGASSNPLSGLNLKQISGFVERMGGIDGILGTMGKVQKFMSTFQQMAPMVKTILSSIGKGKVNSSDDLEEILKPKRKRRKKSSSGPRRKGASKTSLTKRKRR
- a CDS encoding sirohydrochlorin chelatase, whose amino-acid sequence is MSEYGVLVISHGSRDEGWVQLVDEAVSAVKMPMNVPIYASYLELVEGRLIQDGIYSLEAQGVTDIIVVPLFVSSGSTHIDEISYALGVIEEPLLETDMEPFDIKARIHFTSPIDDDPVIAEIIYAKIKELSESPSQEIVLLIGHGSKEKGFHLKWRQGLELLAERLKALGGYDEADIAMLLPDQVKQKMTGWAQKKPDHAVVVAPLFLSEGYFTTQVIPSRMEGFEYRYNGRALLPSPLISKWIEKQIASEIAEGETGD
- a CDS encoding sugar ABC transporter permease, producing the protein MNIKSFYKHYHLMLLPGIVLLIIFHLVPMFGVAIAFQDFKIGLGIWNSPWIGFENFTYMFQLRDSKVIFFNTVFIAVCKIIAHLIIPLTFAILLNEIRFSIFKRWVQTVVYLPHFISWVILAGVVIDMLSLDGIINNTLKALGFEPIMFMAKNSLFPGIVVSTDIWKEFGFAAIIYLAALAGINPSLYEAAEMDGATRLKQLYYITLPSLVPTVVLLATLSIGNILNAGFDQIFNLYNPLVYESGDIIDTYVYRVGLVQAQYGLATAVGLLKSAIGFLLIFISYRVAYTYANYRIF